The following proteins come from a genomic window of Ochotona princeps isolate mOchPri1 chromosome 14, mOchPri1.hap1, whole genome shotgun sequence:
- the WDR31 gene encoding WD repeat-containing protein 31 isoform X5 → MGKLQSKLRHSTYNKYSMPDGIVEERGPARAFLDYSPAHADAAVTAVAALSSDMCVSGGKDKTVVAYNWKTGNVVRRFQGHEREITKVACIPRSSQFFSASRDKMVMMWDLRSSSWPKQQLSGHAMVVTGLAVSPDSARLCTGSRDNTLLMWDVGTGQCVERVSVSRNLVTHLCWVPQEPYVLQTSEDKTIRLWDTRGLKVAHMFPAKQHIQTYCEVSVDGHQCVSCSNGFGGDGCEATLWDLRQTRNKICEYKGHFQTVASCVFLPRAWALMPVIATSSHDCKPAFSPWLWTDQGP, encoded by the exons ATGGGGAAACTGCAAAGCAAACTGAGACACAGCACTTATAATAAATACAG CATGCCTGATGGGATTGTAGAAGAGAGAGGCCCGGCAAGGGCGTTTCTGGATTACAGCCCTGCTCACGCGGACGCCGCTGTCACTGCTGTCGCTGCTCTGAGCTCAGACATGTGCGTCTCCGGAGGAAAAGATAAG ACAGTTGTGGCCTATAACTGGAAAACTGGAAATGTGGTGAGAAGGTTCCAAGGACATGAACGTGAAATCACCAAG GTAGCCTGCATTCCCAGATCGAGCCAGTTCTTCAGTGCCTCGCGAGACAAGATGGTGATGATGTGGGATCTACGTAGTTCCTCTTGGCCCAAGCAGCAGCTGTCTGGCCATGCCATGGTGGTCACTGGCTTGGCTGTGAGTCCAG ACTCAGCCCGGCTGTGTACCGGCTCTCGAGACAACACGCTGCTTATGTGGGATGTGGGGACCGGACAGTGTGTGGAGAGAGTGTCTGTCTCCAGGAATCTG GTCACACACCTGTGCTGGGTCCCTCAGGAACCGTATGTGCTGCAGACCTCCGAAGATAAAACCATCAG ATTGTGGGACACTCGAGGGCTGAAGGTAGCTCACATGTTTCCAGCCAAGCAGCATATTCAGACCTACTGTGAGGTCAGTGTGGACGGACACCAGTGTGTCTCCTGCAGCAACGGCTTTGGAGGGGATGGCTGTGAAGCCACG TTGTGGGACCTAAGGCAGACGCGGAACAAAATCTGTGAATATAAGGGACATTTCCAGACTGTTGCTTCCTGCGTCTTTCTGCCAAGAGCATGGGCCTTGATGCCTGTAATTGCTACCTCATCACAtgattgcaag CCTGCCTTTTCACCTTGGCTCTGGACGGATCAGGGCCCTTGA
- the WDR31 gene encoding WD repeat-containing protein 31 isoform X1, which produces MGKLQSKLRHSTYNKYSMPDGIVEERGPARAFLDYSPAHADAAVTAVAALSSDMCVSGGKDKTVVAYNWKTGNVVRRFQGHEREITKVACIPRSSQFFSASRDKMVMMWDLRSSSWPKQQLSGHAMVVTGLAVSPDSARLCTGSRDNTLLMWDVGTGQCVERVSVSRNLVTHLCWVPQEPYVLQTSEDKTIRLWDTRGLKVAHMFPAKQHIQTYCEVSVDGHQCVSCSNGFGGDGCEATLWDLRQTRNKICEYKGHFQTVASCVFLPRAWALMPVIATSSHDCKVKIWNQDTGACLFTLALDGSGPLTSLAVGDPVSLLCASFNRGIHLLELDYSQELELREVAVF; this is translated from the exons ATGGGGAAACTGCAAAGCAAACTGAGACACAGCACTTATAATAAATACAG CATGCCTGATGGGATTGTAGAAGAGAGAGGCCCGGCAAGGGCGTTTCTGGATTACAGCCCTGCTCACGCGGACGCCGCTGTCACTGCTGTCGCTGCTCTGAGCTCAGACATGTGCGTCTCCGGAGGAAAAGATAAG ACAGTTGTGGCCTATAACTGGAAAACTGGAAATGTGGTGAGAAGGTTCCAAGGACATGAACGTGAAATCACCAAG GTAGCCTGCATTCCCAGATCGAGCCAGTTCTTCAGTGCCTCGCGAGACAAGATGGTGATGATGTGGGATCTACGTAGTTCCTCTTGGCCCAAGCAGCAGCTGTCTGGCCATGCCATGGTGGTCACTGGCTTGGCTGTGAGTCCAG ACTCAGCCCGGCTGTGTACCGGCTCTCGAGACAACACGCTGCTTATGTGGGATGTGGGGACCGGACAGTGTGTGGAGAGAGTGTCTGTCTCCAGGAATCTG GTCACACACCTGTGCTGGGTCCCTCAGGAACCGTATGTGCTGCAGACCTCCGAAGATAAAACCATCAG ATTGTGGGACACTCGAGGGCTGAAGGTAGCTCACATGTTTCCAGCCAAGCAGCATATTCAGACCTACTGTGAGGTCAGTGTGGACGGACACCAGTGTGTCTCCTGCAGCAACGGCTTTGGAGGGGATGGCTGTGAAGCCACG TTGTGGGACCTAAGGCAGACGCGGAACAAAATCTGTGAATATAAGGGACATTTCCAGACTGTTGCTTCCTGCGTCTTTCTGCCAAGAGCATGGGCCTTGATGCCTGTAATTGCTACCTCATCACAtgattgcaaggtgaagatttggaACCAAGATACTGGAG CCTGCCTTTTCACCTTGGCTCTGGACGGATCAGGGCCCTTGACTTCCCTGGCTGTTGGTGACCCTGTCTCCTTACTGTGTGCAAGTTTCAACCGAGGAATTCACTTGCTTGAACTGGACTACAGCCAAGAACTGGAGCTGCGAGAAGTAGCCGTGTTCTGA
- the WDR31 gene encoding WD repeat-containing protein 31 isoform X4, whose translation MGKLQSKLRHSTYNKYSMPDGIVEERGPARAFLDYSPAHADAAVTAVAALSSDMCVSGGKDKTVVAYNWKTGNVVRRFQGHEREITKVACIPRSSQFFSASRDKMVMMWDLRSSSWPKQQLSGHAMVVTGLAVSPDSARLCTGSRDNTLLMWDVGTGQCVERVSVSRNLEPYVLQTSEDKTIRLWDTRGLKVAHMFPAKQHIQTYCELWDLRQTRNKICEYKGHFQTVASCVFLPRAWALMPVIATSSHDCKVKIWNQDTGACLFTLALDGSGPLTSLAVGDPVSLLCASFNRGIHLLELDYSQELELREVAVF comes from the exons ATGGGGAAACTGCAAAGCAAACTGAGACACAGCACTTATAATAAATACAG CATGCCTGATGGGATTGTAGAAGAGAGAGGCCCGGCAAGGGCGTTTCTGGATTACAGCCCTGCTCACGCGGACGCCGCTGTCACTGCTGTCGCTGCTCTGAGCTCAGACATGTGCGTCTCCGGAGGAAAAGATAAG ACAGTTGTGGCCTATAACTGGAAAACTGGAAATGTGGTGAGAAGGTTCCAAGGACATGAACGTGAAATCACCAAG GTAGCCTGCATTCCCAGATCGAGCCAGTTCTTCAGTGCCTCGCGAGACAAGATGGTGATGATGTGGGATCTACGTAGTTCCTCTTGGCCCAAGCAGCAGCTGTCTGGCCATGCCATGGTGGTCACTGGCTTGGCTGTGAGTCCAG ACTCAGCCCGGCTGTGTACCGGCTCTCGAGACAACACGCTGCTTATGTGGGATGTGGGGACCGGACAGTGTGTGGAGAGAGTGTCTGTCTCCAGGAATCTG GAACCGTATGTGCTGCAGACCTCCGAAGATAAAACCATCAG ATTGTGGGACACTCGAGGGCTGAAGGTAGCTCACATGTTTCCAGCCAAGCAGCATATTCAGACCTACTGTGAG TTGTGGGACCTAAGGCAGACGCGGAACAAAATCTGTGAATATAAGGGACATTTCCAGACTGTTGCTTCCTGCGTCTTTCTGCCAAGAGCATGGGCCTTGATGCCTGTAATTGCTACCTCATCACAtgattgcaaggtgaagatttggaACCAAGATACTGGAG CCTGCCTTTTCACCTTGGCTCTGGACGGATCAGGGCCCTTGACTTCCCTGGCTGTTGGTGACCCTGTCTCCTTACTGTGTGCAAGTTTCAACCGAGGAATTCACTTGCTTGAACTGGACTACAGCCAAGAACTGGAGCTGCGAGAAGTAGCCGTGTTCTGA
- the WDR31 gene encoding WD repeat-containing protein 31 isoform X3 has translation MGKLQSKLRHSTYNKYSMPDGIVEERGPARAFLDYSPAHADAAVTAVAALSSDMCVSGGKDKTVVAYNWKTGNVVRRFQGHEREITKVACIPRSSQFFSASRDKMVMMWDLRSSSWPKQQLSGHAMVVTGLAVSPDSARLCTGSRDNTLLMWDVGTGQCVERVSVSRNLVTHLCWVPQEPYVLQTSEDKTIRLWDTRGLKVAHMFPAKQHIQTYCELWDLRQTRNKICEYKGHFQTVASCVFLPRAWALMPVIATSSHDCKVKIWNQDTGACLFTLALDGSGPLTSLAVGDPVSLLCASFNRGIHLLELDYSQELELREVAVF, from the exons ATGGGGAAACTGCAAAGCAAACTGAGACACAGCACTTATAATAAATACAG CATGCCTGATGGGATTGTAGAAGAGAGAGGCCCGGCAAGGGCGTTTCTGGATTACAGCCCTGCTCACGCGGACGCCGCTGTCACTGCTGTCGCTGCTCTGAGCTCAGACATGTGCGTCTCCGGAGGAAAAGATAAG ACAGTTGTGGCCTATAACTGGAAAACTGGAAATGTGGTGAGAAGGTTCCAAGGACATGAACGTGAAATCACCAAG GTAGCCTGCATTCCCAGATCGAGCCAGTTCTTCAGTGCCTCGCGAGACAAGATGGTGATGATGTGGGATCTACGTAGTTCCTCTTGGCCCAAGCAGCAGCTGTCTGGCCATGCCATGGTGGTCACTGGCTTGGCTGTGAGTCCAG ACTCAGCCCGGCTGTGTACCGGCTCTCGAGACAACACGCTGCTTATGTGGGATGTGGGGACCGGACAGTGTGTGGAGAGAGTGTCTGTCTCCAGGAATCTG GTCACACACCTGTGCTGGGTCCCTCAGGAACCGTATGTGCTGCAGACCTCCGAAGATAAAACCATCAG ATTGTGGGACACTCGAGGGCTGAAGGTAGCTCACATGTTTCCAGCCAAGCAGCATATTCAGACCTACTGTGAG TTGTGGGACCTAAGGCAGACGCGGAACAAAATCTGTGAATATAAGGGACATTTCCAGACTGTTGCTTCCTGCGTCTTTCTGCCAAGAGCATGGGCCTTGATGCCTGTAATTGCTACCTCATCACAtgattgcaaggtgaagatttggaACCAAGATACTGGAG CCTGCCTTTTCACCTTGGCTCTGGACGGATCAGGGCCCTTGACTTCCCTGGCTGTTGGTGACCCTGTCTCCTTACTGTGTGCAAGTTTCAACCGAGGAATTCACTTGCTTGAACTGGACTACAGCCAAGAACTGGAGCTGCGAGAAGTAGCCGTGTTCTGA
- the WDR31 gene encoding WD repeat-containing protein 31 isoform X2, whose translation MGKLQSKLRHSTYNKYSMPDGIVEERGPARAFLDYSPAHADAAVTAVAALSSDMCVSGGKDKTVVAYNWKTGNVVRRFQGHEREITKVACIPRSSQFFSASRDKMVMMWDLRSSSWPKQQLSGHAMVVTGLAVSPDSARLCTGSRDNTLLMWDVGTGQCVERVSVSRNLEPYVLQTSEDKTIRLWDTRGLKVAHMFPAKQHIQTYCEVSVDGHQCVSCSNGFGGDGCEATLWDLRQTRNKICEYKGHFQTVASCVFLPRAWALMPVIATSSHDCKVKIWNQDTGACLFTLALDGSGPLTSLAVGDPVSLLCASFNRGIHLLELDYSQELELREVAVF comes from the exons ATGGGGAAACTGCAAAGCAAACTGAGACACAGCACTTATAATAAATACAG CATGCCTGATGGGATTGTAGAAGAGAGAGGCCCGGCAAGGGCGTTTCTGGATTACAGCCCTGCTCACGCGGACGCCGCTGTCACTGCTGTCGCTGCTCTGAGCTCAGACATGTGCGTCTCCGGAGGAAAAGATAAG ACAGTTGTGGCCTATAACTGGAAAACTGGAAATGTGGTGAGAAGGTTCCAAGGACATGAACGTGAAATCACCAAG GTAGCCTGCATTCCCAGATCGAGCCAGTTCTTCAGTGCCTCGCGAGACAAGATGGTGATGATGTGGGATCTACGTAGTTCCTCTTGGCCCAAGCAGCAGCTGTCTGGCCATGCCATGGTGGTCACTGGCTTGGCTGTGAGTCCAG ACTCAGCCCGGCTGTGTACCGGCTCTCGAGACAACACGCTGCTTATGTGGGATGTGGGGACCGGACAGTGTGTGGAGAGAGTGTCTGTCTCCAGGAATCTG GAACCGTATGTGCTGCAGACCTCCGAAGATAAAACCATCAG ATTGTGGGACACTCGAGGGCTGAAGGTAGCTCACATGTTTCCAGCCAAGCAGCATATTCAGACCTACTGTGAGGTCAGTGTGGACGGACACCAGTGTGTCTCCTGCAGCAACGGCTTTGGAGGGGATGGCTGTGAAGCCACG TTGTGGGACCTAAGGCAGACGCGGAACAAAATCTGTGAATATAAGGGACATTTCCAGACTGTTGCTTCCTGCGTCTTTCTGCCAAGAGCATGGGCCTTGATGCCTGTAATTGCTACCTCATCACAtgattgcaaggtgaagatttggaACCAAGATACTGGAG CCTGCCTTTTCACCTTGGCTCTGGACGGATCAGGGCCCTTGACTTCCCTGGCTGTTGGTGACCCTGTCTCCTTACTGTGTGCAAGTTTCAACCGAGGAATTCACTTGCTTGAACTGGACTACAGCCAAGAACTGGAGCTGCGAGAAGTAGCCGTGTTCTGA